Proteins from one Mycobacterium sp. HUMS_12744610 genomic window:
- a CDS encoding type II toxin-antitoxin system VapC family toxin, translating into MTTVLLDSHVIHWWSAEPGRLSKVASRAVEEADELAVAAITWFELAWLAEHERIQLTIPMRSWLQLLAEHVRTASITPSVAATAVSLPSSFPGDPADRLIYATAVEHGWRLVTKDRRLRSHRHPRPVTVW; encoded by the coding sequence ATGACAACGGTGTTGCTCGACTCGCACGTGATCCATTGGTGGTCAGCCGAACCGGGCCGCCTCAGCAAGGTAGCCAGCCGGGCTGTCGAAGAGGCCGACGAACTTGCGGTCGCCGCGATCACATGGTTCGAGCTGGCTTGGCTCGCCGAGCACGAACGCATCCAGCTGACGATTCCCATGCGTTCGTGGCTTCAGTTGCTCGCCGAGCATGTCCGCACTGCCAGCATCACCCCATCGGTCGCCGCCACCGCGGTGTCGCTCCCGTCGTCGTTTCCCGGCGATCCGGCCGACCGCCTGATCTACGCCACCGCCGTCGAACATGGCTGGCGCCTGGTGACCAAAGACCGTCGGCTGCGCAGCCATCGGCATCCGCGCCCGGTCACGGTTTGGTAG
- the truB gene encoding tRNA pseudouridine(55) synthase TruB, translating into MSAGPGGAGPEPGLVVVDKPAGMTSHDVVARCRRVFATRRVGHAGTLDPMATGVLVIGIDRATKILGLLTAAPKSYAATVRLGQTTSTEDADGELLEGVPAGHLTDAAIAAAVEGLRGDIEQVPSAVSAIKVDGRRAYRLVREGRSVELAARPVRIDRFDVVGRRSHGECVDLDVEVDCSSGTYIRALARDLGAALGVGGHLTSLRRTRVGRFGLDQASSLDDLAEQPRLTYTLDEACLLMFARRGLTAAEAEATGHGRPLAPAGIDGVYAACGPDGRVMALLRDEGVRTKSVVVIRPAKL; encoded by the coding sequence ATGAGCGCAGGTCCCGGTGGGGCCGGACCCGAGCCGGGACTGGTCGTCGTCGACAAGCCGGCCGGGATGACCAGCCACGACGTGGTGGCGCGCTGTCGGCGCGTCTTCGCCACGCGCAGGGTGGGGCATGCCGGCACGCTGGACCCGATGGCCACCGGCGTGCTGGTCATCGGCATCGACCGCGCCACCAAGATCCTCGGCCTGCTGACGGCGGCCCCGAAGTCGTATGCGGCCACCGTGCGCCTGGGGCAGACCACGTCCACCGAGGACGCCGACGGCGAACTGCTGGAGGGCGTCCCGGCCGGCCACCTGACCGACGCGGCGATCGCGGCCGCGGTCGAGGGGTTGCGCGGCGACATCGAGCAGGTGCCCTCGGCCGTCAGCGCCATCAAGGTGGACGGCCGGCGCGCCTATCGTCTGGTCCGCGAGGGCCGTTCCGTCGAACTCGCGGCCAGGCCGGTGCGCATCGACCGCTTCGACGTGGTGGGGCGCCGGTCCCACGGCGAGTGTGTCGACCTGGACGTCGAGGTCGACTGCTCCTCGGGGACCTACATCCGGGCGCTGGCCCGAGACCTGGGCGCCGCGCTGGGCGTGGGCGGGCATCTGACGTCGTTGCGGCGCACCCGCGTCGGCCGCTTCGGCCTGGACCAGGCGAGCTCGCTCGACGACCTGGCCGAGCAGCCCCGGCTGACCTACACGCTGGACGAGGCCTGCCTGCTGATGTTCGCCCGCCGCGGCCTGACCGCCGCGGAGGCCGAGGCCACCGGCCACGGCCGGCCCCTGGCGCCGGCCGGCATCGACGGCGTCTACGCCGCCTGCGGTCCCGACGGCCGCGTGATGGCGCTGCTGCGCGACGAGGGCGTGCGGACGAAGTCGGTGGTGGTGATCCGCCCGGCGAAGCTGTAG
- a CDS encoding CocE/NonD family hydrolase, protein MSTTAARRARPTLRTLTRQAGERALSRLLGLPRASTDYTVNRVEIPMRDGARLVADHYAPLTAAPAGTLLVRGPYGRKFPFSIAFGRPYAARGYHVVLQSVRGTFGSGGAFEPMVNEAADGADTAAWLREQSWFTGSFATVGVSYLGFTQWALLQDPPPELAAAVITAGPHDFNAAVWDTGAFTVNDFLGWSDLVAHQEDPQRVRTAIRQIRARHKVAQAAAALPMEAGARTLLGEGAPWFESWVEHTDPKDPFWNGLRFAEALDRVRVPVLLVGGWQDIFLRQTLQQYARLRDRGVDVALTVGPWAHTQLLTKGLATNLRESLDWLDAHLGSAPASRRPGPVRVCVTGQGWRTLAHWPPATAERALYLRPGGHLGETTPADLTEVPPATFHYDPTDPTPTVGGPLLSPGAGYRDDSRLAARDDVLAFTSATLTHDLCVYGNPVAELAHTSDNPHVDLFVRVSEVDAKGRSRNVSEGYRRLDATGAAAGPVRVELDAIAHRFRAGSRIRVLLAGGWFPRYARNLGTGEPVLTGRRSEPATHAVRYGRSRLLLPVGPPDVSADRVADPAGDLG, encoded by the coding sequence GTGAGTACCACAGCGGCCCGCCGCGCCCGGCCCACCCTGCGCACCCTGACCCGGCAGGCCGGCGAGCGCGCCCTGAGCCGGCTGCTGGGTCTGCCTCGCGCGAGCACGGACTACACCGTGAACCGCGTCGAGATCCCGATGCGCGACGGGGCGCGGCTGGTGGCCGACCACTACGCCCCGCTGACCGCAGCCCCGGCGGGAACCCTGCTGGTGCGCGGGCCCTATGGGCGGAAGTTCCCGTTCTCCATCGCGTTCGGCCGGCCCTACGCCGCCCGGGGCTACCACGTCGTGCTGCAGAGCGTGCGCGGCACGTTCGGGTCGGGCGGCGCGTTCGAGCCGATGGTCAACGAGGCCGCCGACGGCGCCGACACGGCCGCCTGGCTGCGTGAGCAGTCGTGGTTCACCGGCAGCTTCGCCACCGTCGGCGTGTCGTATCTGGGTTTCACCCAGTGGGCGCTCCTGCAGGATCCACCGCCCGAACTGGCCGCGGCCGTCATCACCGCCGGCCCCCACGATTTCAACGCCGCGGTCTGGGACACCGGCGCGTTCACCGTCAACGACTTTCTGGGCTGGAGCGATCTGGTCGCCCACCAGGAGGACCCCCAGCGCGTCCGGACCGCGATCCGCCAGATCCGGGCCCGCCACAAGGTCGCGCAGGCGGCCGCCGCGCTGCCGATGGAAGCCGGGGCGCGGACCCTGCTGGGCGAGGGCGCTCCGTGGTTCGAATCGTGGGTCGAACACACCGACCCGAAGGATCCGTTCTGGAATGGGCTGCGGTTCGCCGAGGCGCTGGACCGCGTGCGCGTACCGGTGCTGCTGGTGGGCGGCTGGCAGGACATCTTCCTGCGGCAGACCCTGCAGCAGTACGCGCGCCTGCGCGACCGGGGCGTCGACGTCGCGCTGACGGTCGGGCCGTGGGCGCACACCCAGCTGCTCACCAAGGGGCTGGCCACCAACCTGCGGGAATCCCTGGACTGGCTCGACGCCCACCTGGGCAGCGCGCCGGCGTCGCGGCGGCCCGGTCCCGTCCGCGTCTGCGTCACCGGCCAGGGCTGGCGCACCCTTGCCCACTGGCCGCCGGCCACCGCCGAACGCGCGCTCTACCTGCGACCGGGCGGCCACCTGGGCGAGACGACACCGGCGGACCTGACGGAGGTGCCCCCGGCGACGTTCCACTACGACCCCACCGACCCGACGCCCACCGTCGGCGGTCCGCTGCTCTCGCCGGGCGCCGGCTACCGCGACGACAGCCGGCTGGCGGCCCGCGACGACGTGCTGGCCTTCACCAGCGCCACCCTCACCCACGACCTGTGCGTGTACGGGAACCCGGTGGCCGAGCTGGCACACACCTCGGACAACCCGCACGTGGACCTGTTCGTGCGGGTCAGCGAGGTGGACGCCAAAGGCCGGTCCCGCAACGTCAGCGAGGGCTACCGGCGGCTGGACGCCACGGGCGCGGCGGCCGGCCCGGTCCGCGTCGAACTCGACGCGATCGCCCACCGCTTCCGGGCCGGCTCCCGCATCCGCGTCCTGCTCGCCGGCGGCTGGTTCCCGCGCTATGCGCGCAACCTGGGCACCGGCGAACCGGTGCTGACCGGTCGGCGGTCCGAGCCGGCGACCCACGCGGTGCGCTACGGGCGTTCCCGGCTGCTGCTGCCGGTGGGTCCGCCCGACGTGTCAGCCGACCGCGTCGCGGACCCGGCGGGCGACCTCGGTTAG
- a CDS encoding DUF3558 domain-containing protein translates to MFANVRLMGALGALFAAVLMGALGWQGAPAPVAPGRAGPVELRSTGQPLETTMKSPILATTDPRPFDACEDIPFDALQRLGLAFTPPEHEDGLRCHFDAGNYQLAVEPIIWRTYAQTLPPDAVETTIAGHRAAQYWVMKPTYHNDFWYRSCMIVLKTSYGLLQQALFYSTVYSDPDVDCMATNLQRANDLAPYYKF, encoded by the coding sequence GTGTTCGCCAACGTGCGTCTGATGGGGGCACTGGGGGCACTGTTCGCAGCGGTCCTTATGGGCGCGCTGGGCTGGCAGGGCGCCCCCGCACCGGTCGCGCCGGGCCGCGCGGGGCCCGTGGAGCTGCGGTCGACGGGGCAGCCGCTGGAAACGACGATGAAGAGCCCGATCCTGGCGACCACCGACCCGCGGCCGTTCGACGCCTGCGAGGACATCCCGTTCGACGCCCTGCAACGGCTGGGCCTGGCATTCACCCCGCCCGAACACGAGGACGGCCTGCGCTGCCACTTCGATGCGGGCAACTACCAGCTGGCCGTGGAGCCCATCATCTGGCGCACCTATGCGCAGACGCTGCCCCCCGACGCGGTCGAGACCACGATCGCGGGCCACCGCGCCGCGCAGTACTGGGTGATGAAGCCGACCTATCACAACGACTTCTGGTACCGGTCCTGCATGATCGTGCTCAAGACCAGCTACGGGCTGCTCCAGCAGGCGCTGTTCTACTCGACCGTGTACTCCGACCCCGACGTCGACTGCATGGCGACCAACCTGCAACGCGCCAACGACCTCGCCCCGTACTACAAGTTCTAA
- a CDS encoding polyribonucleotide nucleotidyltransferase, with translation MSVSEIDQGVFESTAVIDNGSFGTRTIRFETGRLAQQAAGAVVAYLDDENMLLSATTASKSPREHFDFFPLTVDVEERMYAAGRIPGSFFRREGRPSTDAILTCRLIDRPLRPSFVDGLRNEIQVVVTILSLDPNDLYDVLAINAASASTQLSGLPFSGPIGGVRVALIDGTWVAFPTVEQLERAVFDMVVAGRIVGEEDGKADVAIMMVEAEATENVIELVAGGAQAPTESVVAQGLEAAKPFIATLCKAQQELAGAAAKPTGEFPVFPEYGEDVYYSVSSVATDELAAALTIADKTERNNRTDELKAQVLERLAGNSGTYAGREKEVGAAFRSLTKKLVRQRILTDHFRIDGRGITDIRALSAEVAVVPRAHGSALFERGETQILGVTTLDMVKMAQQIDSLGPETSKRYMHHYNFPPFSTGETGRVGSPKRREIGHGALAERALIPVLPSVEDFPYAIRQVSEALGSNGSTSMGSVCASTLALLNAGVPLKAPVAGIAMGLVSDDVEIDGKTERRFVTLTDILGAEDAFGDMDFKCAGTKDMVTALQLDTKLDGIPSQVLAGALEQAKDARLTILEVMAEAIDAPDEMSPYAPRVTTIKVPVDKIGEVIGPKGKVINAITEETGAQISIEDDGTVFVGATDGPSAQAAIDRINAIANPQLPTVGERFLGTVVKTTDFGAFVSLLPGRDGLVHISKLGKGKRIAKVEDVVGVGDKLRVEIADIDKRGKISLVLVDDDSAASETPADSGAAPADAATTGS, from the coding sequence ATGTCTGTATCTGAGATTGACCAGGGTGTGTTCGAGTCGACCGCCGTCATCGACAACGGTAGTTTCGGCACCCGCACCATCCGCTTCGAGACCGGCCGGTTGGCCCAGCAGGCCGCCGGGGCCGTGGTCGCCTACCTCGACGACGAGAACATGCTGCTGTCGGCGACCACCGCCAGCAAGAGCCCCCGCGAGCACTTCGACTTCTTCCCGCTGACGGTCGACGTCGAGGAGCGCATGTACGCCGCGGGCCGCATTCCCGGCTCGTTCTTCCGGCGCGAAGGCCGGCCCTCCACCGACGCGATCCTGACCTGCCGGCTGATCGACCGTCCGCTGCGCCCGTCGTTCGTCGACGGCCTGCGCAACGAGATCCAGGTCGTGGTGACGATCCTGAGTCTGGATCCCAACGACCTCTACGACGTGCTGGCGATCAACGCCGCGTCGGCCTCCACGCAGCTGAGCGGTCTGCCGTTCTCCGGCCCGATCGGCGGCGTGCGCGTCGCCCTCATCGACGGCACCTGGGTCGCCTTCCCCACGGTCGAACAGCTCGAGCGGGCCGTCTTCGACATGGTGGTGGCCGGGCGCATCGTCGGCGAGGAAGACGGCAAGGCGGATGTGGCCATCATGATGGTCGAGGCCGAAGCCACCGAGAACGTCATCGAGCTCGTCGCGGGCGGCGCCCAGGCGCCGACGGAAAGCGTTGTGGCGCAAGGCCTGGAGGCCGCCAAGCCGTTCATCGCCACGCTGTGCAAGGCCCAGCAGGAGCTGGCCGGCGCGGCCGCGAAGCCCACCGGCGAGTTCCCCGTGTTCCCCGAGTACGGCGAGGACGTCTACTACTCGGTCTCCTCGGTGGCCACCGACGAACTGGCCGCCGCGCTGACCATCGCCGACAAGACCGAGCGCAACAACCGCACCGACGAGCTCAAGGCGCAGGTCCTCGAGCGGCTCGCCGGGAACTCCGGGACCTACGCGGGCCGGGAGAAGGAGGTCGGCGCCGCGTTCCGGTCGCTGACCAAGAAGCTGGTCCGCCAGCGCATCCTCACCGACCACTTCCGCATCGACGGCCGCGGCATCACCGACATCCGCGCGCTGAGCGCCGAGGTGGCCGTGGTGCCGCGGGCGCACGGCAGCGCGCTGTTCGAGCGCGGCGAGACCCAGATCCTGGGTGTCACCACCCTGGACATGGTCAAGATGGCCCAGCAGATCGACTCGCTGGGGCCCGAGACGTCCAAGCGCTACATGCACCACTACAACTTCCCGCCGTTCTCCACCGGCGAGACCGGCCGGGTCGGCTCGCCCAAGCGGCGCGAGATCGGGCACGGCGCGCTGGCCGAGCGGGCACTGATCCCGGTGCTGCCCAGCGTCGAGGACTTCCCGTACGCGATCCGTCAGGTGTCCGAGGCCCTGGGCTCCAACGGCTCGACCTCGATGGGTTCGGTGTGCGCGTCGACCCTGGCGCTGCTCAACGCCGGGGTGCCGCTGAAGGCGCCGGTGGCGGGCATCGCGATGGGCCTGGTCTCCGACGACGTCGAGATCGACGGTAAGACCGAGCGCCGCTTCGTCACCCTGACCGACATCCTGGGCGCCGAGGACGCGTTCGGCGACATGGACTTCAAGTGCGCCGGCACCAAGGACATGGTCACCGCCCTGCAGCTGGACACCAAGCTGGACGGGATCCCCTCCCAGGTGCTCGCGGGCGCGCTCGAGCAGGCCAAAGATGCCCGGCTGACCATCCTGGAGGTCATGGCCGAGGCGATCGACGCCCCCGACGAGATGAGCCCCTACGCCCCGCGGGTGACCACGATCAAGGTCCCGGTCGACAAGATCGGCGAGGTCATCGGCCCCAAGGGCAAGGTCATCAACGCCATCACCGAGGAGACCGGCGCGCAGATCTCCATCGAGGACGACGGCACCGTGTTCGTCGGCGCCACCGACGGCCCGTCCGCGCAGGCCGCCATCGACCGGATCAACGCGATCGCCAACCCGCAGCTCCCGACGGTCGGCGAGCGGTTCCTGGGGACCGTGGTCAAGACGACGGACTTCGGGGCGTTCGTGTCGCTGCTGCCGGGCCGTGACGGGCTGGTGCACATCTCCAAGCTCGGCAAGGGCAAGCGCATCGCGAAGGTCGAGGACGTGGTCGGCGTCGGCGACAAGCTGCGGGTCGAGATCGCCGACATCGACAAGCGGGGCAAGATCTCGCTGGTCCTGGTCGACGACGACAGCGCCGCTTCCGAGACGCCTGCCGACTCGGGGGCCGCACCTGCAGATGCCGCGACAACCGGCAGCTGA
- a CDS encoding M16 family metallopeptidase produces the protein MPRQPAADPPAGPKPRTAAALRRGTLGAEAKPEHRAALRRTTLPGGLRVVTEFLPAVRSASVGVWVGVGSRDEGSTVAGAAHFLEHLLFKATPTRTAVDIAQAMDAVGGELNAFTAKEHTCYYAHVLDSDLELAVDLVADVVLNGRCAAEDVELERDVVLEEIAMRDDDPEDALGDMFLSALFGDHPVGRPVIGTAESVSAMTRTQLHSFHVRRYRPERMVVAVAGNVEHDRVVALAREHFGPHLVRGRRSVAPRKGAGRVQAVPGLALGHRDSEQTHVALGVRTPGRGWEHRWALSVLHTALGGGLSSRLFQEVRELRGLAYSIYSSLDMFADSGALSVYAACLPERFPDVMRVSGEVLDAVARDGITDAECRIAKGSLRGGLVLGLEDSSSRMSRLGRSELNYGRHRSIEQTLRRIDEVTVEEVNAVARRLLSKRYGAAVVGPYASKRQLPQQLRAMVN, from the coding sequence ATGCCGCGACAACCGGCAGCTGACCCGCCGGCCGGGCCCAAGCCCCGCACGGCGGCCGCCCTGCGCCGGGGCACGCTCGGAGCCGAGGCGAAACCGGAACACCGGGCCGCACTGCGCCGCACCACCCTGCCGGGTGGGCTGCGGGTGGTCACCGAGTTCCTGCCCGCGGTGCGCTCCGCGTCGGTCGGGGTGTGGGTGGGCGTCGGCTCGCGAGACGAGGGTTCGACCGTGGCCGGGGCGGCGCACTTCCTGGAGCACCTGCTGTTCAAGGCGACCCCGACGCGCACCGCGGTGGACATCGCGCAGGCGATGGACGCCGTCGGCGGGGAGTTGAACGCGTTCACCGCCAAGGAGCACACCTGCTACTACGCGCACGTGCTCGACAGCGACCTGGAGCTCGCCGTCGACCTGGTCGCCGACGTGGTGCTCAACGGCCGCTGCGCCGCCGAGGACGTCGAGCTCGAACGTGACGTCGTCCTCGAGGAGATCGCCATGCGCGACGACGACCCCGAAGACGCGCTGGGCGACATGTTCCTGTCGGCGCTCTTCGGCGACCACCCCGTCGGCCGTCCGGTGATCGGCACCGCGGAGTCGGTGTCGGCGATGACCCGGACCCAGCTGCACTCCTTCCACGTGCGCCGCTACCGGCCGGAACGCATGGTCGTCGCGGTGGCCGGCAACGTCGAGCACGATCGGGTAGTCGCCCTGGCGCGCGAGCACTTCGGCCCGCATCTGGTCCGCGGGCGCCGGTCCGTGGCCCCCCGCAAGGGCGCGGGTCGGGTGCAGGCGGTGCCCGGCCTGGCGCTGGGCCACCGCGACTCGGAGCAGACCCACGTGGCGCTGGGGGTGCGCACGCCGGGCCGCGGCTGGGAGCATCGCTGGGCGCTGTCGGTGCTGCACACCGCGCTGGGCGGCGGCCTGAGCTCCAGGCTCTTCCAGGAGGTGCGCGAGCTGCGCGGGCTGGCCTACTCGATCTACTCCTCGCTGGACATGTTCGCCGACAGCGGCGCGCTGTCGGTGTACGCGGCGTGCCTGCCGGAGCGGTTCCCCGACGTCATGCGGGTGAGCGGCGAGGTGCTCGACGCGGTGGCCCGCGACGGCATCACCGACGCCGAATGCCGGATCGCGAAGGGCTCGCTGCGCGGCGGGCTGGTCCTGGGGCTGGAGGATTCGAGTTCCCGGATGAGCCGTCTGGGCCGCAGCGAACTAAACTACGGCAGGCACCGCAGCATCGAGCAGACGCTGCGGCGGATCGACGAGGTGACGGTCGAGGAGGTCAACGCGGTGGCCCGCAGGCTACTGAGCAAACGGTACGGCGCTGCCGTCGTCGGCCCGTATGCCTCGAAACGTCAGCTGCCCCAACAACTTCGGGCGATGGTGAATTAG
- a CDS encoding DUF1802 family protein yields the protein MSRNITELRGLQPAATAEEIAAAAGQYVPTVASARGGRPTGRREMTSTATMPALKEWSAVVHALLDGRQRVLLRKGGIGEKRFELAAREFLLFPTVAHSHAERVRPEHRDLLQPAAADSTDDHLVVRAAAKVVAAQEVNRPDGLAAIEDLHIWTAESVRADRLDFRPKHKLAVLVVSVVPLSEPVRIARDPGYGGCTSWVELPLRPALGAPVDDEAALTEVARRVRDAVG from the coding sequence ATGAGCCGGAACATCACCGAACTGCGCGGTTTACAGCCGGCGGCCACGGCCGAAGAGATCGCGGCGGCGGCGGGTCAGTACGTGCCCACCGTTGCGTCGGCCCGAGGTGGTCGTCCGACTGGCCGGCGCGAGATGACCTCCACCGCGACGATGCCCGCGCTCAAGGAATGGAGCGCGGTCGTGCATGCGCTGCTGGACGGTCGGCAGCGGGTGCTGCTGCGCAAGGGCGGCATCGGGGAGAAACGGTTCGAGCTGGCGGCCCGGGAGTTCCTGCTGTTCCCCACGGTCGCGCACAGCCACGCCGAGCGCGTCCGCCCCGAGCACCGCGACCTGCTGCAACCCGCGGCCGCCGACAGCACCGACGATCACCTCGTGGTGCGAGCTGCAGCGAAAGTTGTTGCCGCACAAGAGGTCAACCGGCCCGACGGGCTCGCGGCGATCGAGGACCTGCACATCTGGACCGCGGAGTCGGTGCGCGCCGACCGGCTCGACTTCCGGCCGAAACACAAGCTGGCGGTGCTGGTGGTGTCGGTGGTCCCGTTGTCCGAGCCGGTGCGGATCGCCCGCGACCCCGGCTACGGGGGGTGCACCAGCTGGGTGGAGCTTCCGCTGAGGCCGGCGCTGGGGGCGCCGGTTGACGACGAAGCCGCGCTAACCGAGGTCGCCCGCCGGGTCCGCGACGCGGTCGGCTGA
- a CDS encoding 4'-phosphopantetheinyl transferase family protein, translated as MLVSAVLPETVSRDLAYSELYSDPPGLAPLPEEEPLIAKSVAKRRNEFVTARHCARIALGELGLPPVPILKGDKGQPCWPDGVVGSLTHCAGYRGAVVGRAGAVRSVGIDAEPHDVLPDGVLDAITLTEERHEIAALPDGLHWDRILFCAKEATYKAWFPLTNRWLGFEDAHIVFDVDPARAGTVGTFVSKILVDGQALSGPPLTALRGRWSVERGLVLTAIVL; from the coding sequence ATGCTGGTGTCGGCGGTGCTGCCGGAGACCGTGTCGCGGGACCTGGCGTATTCGGAGCTCTACTCCGACCCGCCCGGCCTGGCCCCGCTGCCCGAAGAGGAGCCGTTGATCGCCAAGTCGGTCGCCAAGCGGCGCAACGAGTTCGTCACCGCGCGGCACTGCGCGCGGATCGCGCTCGGCGAGCTCGGCCTGCCGCCGGTGCCGATCCTCAAGGGCGACAAGGGGCAACCGTGCTGGCCCGACGGCGTGGTGGGCAGCCTCACCCACTGCGCGGGCTACCGCGGGGCGGTGGTGGGCCGCGCCGGCGCGGTGCGTTCGGTCGGCATCGACGCCGAACCGCACGACGTGCTGCCGGACGGGGTGCTGGACGCGATCACGCTGACCGAGGAGCGCCACGAGATCGCCGCGTTGCCCGACGGGCTGCACTGGGACCGGATCCTGTTCTGCGCCAAGGAGGCGACGTACAAGGCGTGGTTTCCGTTGACCAACAGATGGCTCGGTTTCGAGGACGCGCACATCGTGTTCGACGTCGACCCGGCCCGGGCCGGGACCGTTGGGACGTTCGTCTCGAAGATCCTGGTCGACGGACAGGCGCTGTCGGGTCCGCCGCTGACCGCGCTGCGGGGCCGCTGGTCGGTCGAGCGCGGGCTGGTGCTCACCGCGATCGTCCTATGA
- a CDS encoding bifunctional riboflavin kinase/FAD synthetase — MQRWRGQDEIPTDWGRCVLTIGVFDGVHRGHAELIAHAVKAARARNVPSVLMTFDPHPMEVVYPGSHPAQLTTLARRAELVEEMGIDVFLVMPFTTDFMKLTPERYVHELLVEHLHVVEVVVGENFTFGRKAGGNVGTLRKAGERFGFAVESMSLLSEHHSNENVTFSSTYIRSCVDAGDMMAATEALGRPHRVEGVVVRGYGRGAELGYPTANVAPPMYSAIPADGVYAAWFTVLGHGPVTGTVVPGERYQSAVSVGTNPTFSGRTRTVEAFVLDKSADLYGQHVALDFVARIRGQKRFDAVSDLVAEIGADTDRTRALLKD, encoded by the coding sequence GTGCAGCGCTGGCGCGGCCAAGACGAGATCCCCACGGACTGGGGCAGGTGCGTCCTCACCATCGGCGTGTTCGACGGTGTGCACCGCGGGCACGCCGAATTGATCGCCCACGCGGTCAAGGCGGCCCGGGCCCGCAACGTGCCGTCCGTGCTGATGACCTTCGATCCCCACCCGATGGAAGTCGTCTATCCGGGCAGCCACCCGGCCCAGCTGACGACGCTGGCCCGCCGCGCCGAACTCGTCGAGGAGATGGGCATCGACGTCTTTCTGGTGATGCCGTTCACGACGGACTTCATGAAGCTCACGCCCGAGCGCTACGTCCACGAACTGCTGGTGGAGCACCTGCACGTGGTCGAGGTCGTGGTGGGGGAGAACTTCACCTTCGGCAGGAAGGCGGGCGGTAACGTCGGCACGCTGCGCAAGGCGGGTGAGCGATTCGGATTCGCGGTGGAGTCGATGTCGCTGCTGTCCGAGCACCACAGCAACGAGAACGTGACGTTCTCCTCCACCTACATCCGGTCCTGCGTGGACGCCGGCGACATGATGGCGGCCACCGAGGCGCTGGGCCGCCCGCACCGCGTCGAGGGTGTCGTGGTCCGGGGCTACGGGCGGGGCGCCGAGTTGGGCTATCCGACCGCCAACGTGGCGCCGCCGATGTATTCGGCCATTCCGGCCGATGGCGTTTACGCCGCCTGGTTCACCGTCCTGGGGCACGGACCGGTGACGGGCACGGTAGTGCCGGGGGAGCGCTACCAGTCCGCGGTCTCCGTGGGCACCAACCCGACGTTCTCCGGGCGCACCCGCACCGTCGAGGCCTTCGTGCTGGACAAGTCCGCCGACCTGTACGGACAGCACGTGGCGCTGGACTTCGTCGCGCGCATCCGCGGCCAGAAGAGGTTCGACGCGGTGAGCGATCTGGTCGCGGAGATCGGCGCCGACACCGATCGCACGCGCGCCCTGCTCAAGGACTGA
- the rpsO gene encoding 30S ribosomal protein S15, whose translation MALTAEQKKEILGTYGLHDTDTGSPEAQVALLTKRISDLTEHLKVHKHDHHSRRGLLLLVGRRRRLLKYVSQTDVERYRSLIERLGLRR comes from the coding sequence GTGGCGCTGACAGCCGAGCAGAAAAAAGAGATCCTGGGCACCTACGGCCTGCACGACACCGACACCGGGTCCCCGGAGGCGCAGGTGGCGTTGCTGACCAAGCGGATCTCGGACCTGACCGAGCACCTCAAGGTGCACAAGCACGACCACCACTCGCGGCGGGGGCTGCTGCTGCTGGTCGGGCGGCGGCGCCGGCTGCTCAAGTACGTCTCCCAGACCGACGTGGAGCGCTACCGCTCCCTGATCGAGCGCCTGGGCCTGCGTCGCTGA
- the mntR gene encoding manganese-binding transcriptional regulator MntR, producing the protein MRADDEPGGLTAVGQDYLKAIWNAQEWSPKDAPHKVSTKMLAEKIGVSASTASESIRRLAEQGLVDHEKYGAVSLTEAGRRAALEMVRRHRLLETFLVNELGYSWDEVHDEAEVLEHAVSDRLVARIDAKLGFPQRDPHGDPIPASDGQVPTPPARQLWACADGDLGTVARISDADPEMLRYFADVGINLDSRLRVLTRREFAGMISVAIEAADGAEATVDLGSPAARAIWVVG; encoded by the coding sequence GTGAGGGCGGACGACGAGCCGGGTGGCCTGACCGCGGTCGGCCAGGACTACCTCAAGGCCATCTGGAACGCCCAGGAGTGGTCCCCGAAAGACGCCCCGCACAAGGTCAGCACCAAGATGCTGGCCGAGAAGATCGGGGTGTCGGCCAGCACGGCCTCGGAGTCGATCCGCAGACTCGCCGAGCAGGGCCTCGTCGACCACGAGAAATACGGCGCGGTGTCGCTGACCGAGGCGGGGCGGCGGGCCGCGCTGGAGATGGTGCGCCGGCACCGGCTGCTGGAGACCTTCCTGGTCAACGAGCTCGGTTACAGCTGGGACGAGGTTCACGACGAGGCCGAGGTGCTCGAACACGCGGTTTCGGACCGCCTGGTGGCCCGCATCGACGCCAAGCTGGGATTCCCGCAGCGCGACCCGCACGGCGACCCGATCCCGGCCTCCGACGGGCAGGTGCCCACGCCGCCGGCGCGCCAATTGTGGGCCTGCGCCGACGGCGACCTCGGCACCGTGGCGCGCATCTCCGATGCCGACCCGGAGATGCTGCGCTATTTCGCCGACGTCGGGATCAACCTCGACTCGCGGCTGCGGGTGCTGACCCGGCGCGAGTTCGCGGGCATGATCTCGGTGGCGATCGAGGCCGCCGACGGCGCCGAGGCGACGGTCGACCTGGGCAGCCCGGCGGCCCGGGCGATCTGGGTGGTGGGCTGA